The sequence below is a genomic window from Streptomyces sp. NBC_00582.
GTTCGGGTTCTCGTCGATGTTGAGCTTGACGATCTCGATCTTGTCGCCGTGCTCGGCGGCGATGGCCTCGAGGGACGGAGCGATCTGGCGGCACGGGCCGCACCACTCGGCCCAGAAGTCCACCAGAACGGGCTTGTCGCTCTTGAGGACGACCTCATCGAAGTCGGCGTCGGTCACATTCTTCAGGGTGCCGGCCACAGGGGGCTCCTTCATTCCTTGTGCGGTGGGGCGGGAGAGGGGGGTCAGACAGCAGTCTTCTCGGGCTCGGCCTGCTCCTCGTCCGCGAGGGCGGCGAGGAAGCGCTCGGCGTCGAGAGCGGAGGAGCAGCCGGTGCCGGCCGCGGTGATCGCCTGGCGGTAGGTGTGGTCCACCACGTCACCAGCCGCGAAGACACCGGTCAGGTTCGTCCGGGTCGAGGGCGCGGCGACCTTGAGGTAGCCCTCCTCGTCCAGGTCGAGCTGGCCCTTGAAGAGCTCGGTGCGCGGGTCGTGGCCGATGGCGATGAACAGACCGGTGACCGCCAGGTCGGAGAGCTCTCCGGTCTTGAGGTTGCGCAGCTTCAGACCGGCCAGCTTCGGGTCGCCCTGGATCTCGGCGACCTCGCTGTCCCAGACGAACTTGATCTTCGGGTCGGCGAAGGCGCGCTCCTGCATCGCCTTGGAGGCGCGCAGGGTGTCACGGCGGTGGACGATCGTGACGGACTTGGCGAAGCGGGAGAGGAAGGTGGCTTCCTCCATCGCGGTGTCGCCGCCGCCGATCACGGCGATGTCCTGGTCCTTGAAGAAGAACCCGTCACACGTGGCACACCAGGAGACGCCGCGGCCGGAGAGGGCGTCCTCGTTCGGCAGGCCGAGCTTGCGGTGCTGGGAGCCGGTGGCGACGATGACGGCCTTGGCGTGGTGAACCGTGCCGGCCGTGTCCGTGACGGTCTTGATCTCACCGGTGAGGTCGACGGAGACGATGTCGTCCGCGATGAGCTCGGCACCGAAGCGCTCGGCCTGGGCGCGCATGTTGTCCATGAGCTCGGGGCCCATGATGCCGTCCTGGAAGCCAGGGAAGTTCTCCACCTCGGTGGTGTTCATCAGAGCACCGCCCGCGGTGACGGCGCCTTCGAACACCAGCGGCTTCAGCGACGCACGCGCGGTGTAGAGCGCGGCGGTGTAGCCGGCGGGCCCGGAGCCGATGATGATCACGTTACGGACGTCGCTCACGGCTTAGTTCCTCGTCTCTGGTCTGCGTCGTTCGACCGGTGGGAGCTGCTCTGAACTCTCACCCCACCCAACGGATCCTAAGGGGCGCGCATTCCCGGTGTGTCCGGGCACACGGAGTAAGGACCCCTTGGGGAGAACAGCCGAGGACGGAGCCGCAGGTGGGCCGTCAGTGACGGGTGAAGGAGTCCTTGAGAAGGATCTTGGCCGGGCCCGACGAGGGATGCGTGACGCAGGTCCTGTCCATGAGGTAGGCGTCGACCTTGGTGCTGTCGGAGGTGTCGGGCAGCACGACGAGAAGCGCGTCCGTGCTCTTGTAGACGCCTTCCTCGGTGGCGAGGGCGGCGTCGGTGCGGCCGATGCCCTTCTGGACGCAGTCGGGGACCGTGGGCTCCTTGAAGACCTTGGTGCTCGGGCTGCCGCTGACACCGTCGATGCCGACGCTGTTCGGCGCCTTCGATCCCTGGGCCTCGCCGAGGAGCTCCGTGACCCTCTGCTCCAGGGTGCCCTGGGCGAAGGTGTCCGAGGCGGTGGAGTGCGCCTGCGGGGAGCTACCCGGTTCCCCGTCTCCCGTCAGGGACGACATCAGGACGCCCCCGAGCCCCAGGGCGGCGGCACCGAGGACGGCGCCCAGGACGGCGATCCTTCGGCGCCCGCCCCGCTTGCCGCTCTTGCGGCCCGGACCGGTGGTGGAGGTGCGGGCATGTCCCGAGGGGCGGTCCGTGGCGGTCGCTGTTTCACGTGAAACATGGGCTGCCGTGGAGGCACCGCGGGACACCGTGCCTCCGACGGCTGCGGCGTCGCGCTCGGCGGCGAGGGCGCCCTCGATGCGGTGGGCTATGTCGTCCGGCATCGGAGGCGCTTCGGGGAACGTGCCGAGCAGATCGCGGATCTCCTCGAGTGACGCGTGGACGTCGGCGCAGAGTGCGCAGCCGTCGAGGTGCCGGCGTACATCGGCGCTGCGGGAAGGGGCGAGCAGGCCCTCGGTGAGGTCGGAGATCTCCGCGACGTCCGGGTGTCCGGTCGTGTCCGTCGTCGATGTCACGCTCGCCCACCTCCGCCCTTCACCGCTGTTGAATCCCCTGACCCGGCACCGCCCGACCCGTCGTCGGGAGGGTCCGCTGCCGGTGGGACGGATGTCCCCTGCGCCCGGTTCCGTCCACCGCCGCTTTCCTCGGCGTCCCCGGTGTTCTCCGGTCGCAGATGGGTGAGCAGGGGCAGGAGCCTGGCTCTGCCCCGGGCACAGCGGCTCTTCACCGTCCCGGTCGGCACATCGAGGACGCGGGCGGCTTCGGCGACGGGGTACCCCTGCATGTCGACCAGGACGAGCGCCGCTCGCTGGTCGGGCGGGAGGGTGCCGAGGGCTTCGAGGAGCTGGCGGTGCACGTCCTTGCGTTCCGCGGGGGCGGCGGCCGACTCATGGGGTTCGAGCAGGTGCTCCAGACGCTCGGTGTCGTCGACCGGCGAGGTCTTGCGGGAGGCCGCCTTGCGGGCCCGGTCCAGACAGGCGTTCACGGTGATGCGGTGCAGCCAGGTCGTGACGGCGGACTGGCCGCGGAAGGTGTGGGCGGCGCGGTAGGCCGACACCAGGGCGTCCTGGACGGCGTCAGCGGCCTCCTCGCGGTCCCCCAGCGTCCGCAGGGCAACCGCCCAGAGCCGATCCCGGTGGCGCCGTACAAGCTCACCGAAGGCGTCGGGGTCGCCCTCCACATGCCGGGCGAGGAGGTCCTGGTCGCTCGCCGCGTCGTAGCCGCCGCTTTGCGCCATCGGACCCCCTTCCTCTCCGGTGAGTCATCACCCCGTGAACTTCACGTCGGTGATGGCCTGCTTGTAGCCGTCCCCGCTGTAGGCGTCCGTCCCCGAGTACGGGGCCGCCGTGATCCATACGAGAACGTACCGCGTCTTCACCGGCGTCTTGGCGGAGATCTCCAACTCCTTGCCGGTGGTCTTGGCGTCGGCGATCTTCGTCAT
It includes:
- a CDS encoding anti-sigma factor family protein; translation: MTSTTDTTGHPDVAEISDLTEGLLAPSRSADVRRHLDGCALCADVHASLEEIRDLLGTFPEAPPMPDDIAHRIEGALAAERDAAAVGGTVSRGASTAAHVSRETATATDRPSGHARTSTTGPGRKSGKRGGRRRIAVLGAVLGAAALGLGGVLMSSLTGDGEPGSSPQAHSTASDTFAQGTLEQRVTELLGEAQGSKAPNSVGIDGVSGSPSTKVFKEPTVPDCVQKGIGRTDAALATEEGVYKSTDALLVVLPDTSDSTKVDAYLMDRTCVTHPSSGPAKILLKDSFTRH
- the sigM gene encoding RNA polymerase sigma factor SigM — encoded protein: MAQSGGYDAASDQDLLARHVEGDPDAFGELVRRHRDRLWAVALRTLGDREEAADAVQDALVSAYRAAHTFRGQSAVTTWLHRITVNACLDRARKAASRKTSPVDDTERLEHLLEPHESAAAPAERKDVHRQLLEALGTLPPDQRAALVLVDMQGYPVAEAARVLDVPTGTVKSRCARGRARLLPLLTHLRPENTGDAEESGGGRNRAQGTSVPPAADPPDDGSGGAGSGDSTAVKGGGGRA
- the trxB gene encoding thioredoxin-disulfide reductase, whose translation is MSDVRNVIIIGSGPAGYTAALYTARASLKPLVFEGAVTAGGALMNTTEVENFPGFQDGIMGPELMDNMRAQAERFGAELIADDIVSVDLTGEIKTVTDTAGTVHHAKAVIVATGSQHRKLGLPNEDALSGRGVSWCATCDGFFFKDQDIAVIGGGDTAMEEATFLSRFAKSVTIVHRRDTLRASKAMQERAFADPKIKFVWDSEVAEIQGDPKLAGLKLRNLKTGELSDLAVTGLFIAIGHDPRTELFKGQLDLDEEGYLKVAAPSTRTNLTGVFAAGDVVDHTYRQAITAAGTGCSSALDAERFLAALADEEQAEPEKTAV
- the trxA gene encoding thioredoxin — encoded protein: MAGTLKNVTDADFDEVVLKSDKPVLVDFWAEWCGPCRQIAPSLEAIAAEHGDKIEIVKLNIDENPNTAAKYGVMSIPTLNVYQDGEVAKTIVGAKPKAALVRDLETFISE